In Vitis vinifera cultivar Pinot Noir 40024 chromosome 17, ASM3070453v1, one genomic interval encodes:
- the LOC100248456 gene encoding uncharacterized protein LOC100248456 encodes MHGREGEDRKRSRHMWSVPTRGTASVADDSSTSTANSFLKDGRNISVGDCALFKPSQDSPPFIGIIRWLTSSKNNIRLGVNWLYRPSEVKLGKGILLEAAPNEVFYTFHKDEIPAASLLHPCKVAFLPKGDELPSGISSFVCRRVFDVANKCLWWLTDQDYINERQEEVDKLLYKTRIEMHATVQPGGRSPKPMSGPTSTSQIKPGSDSSTQNCATSLPSQVKGKKRERGDQGSEPIKRERPSKTDDGDSGHSRPESVWKSEIAKITERGGLVDSEGVERLVQLMQPERAEKKIDLIGRSILAGVIAATEKYDCLGRFVQLRGLPVLDEWLQEAHKGKIGDGSSPKDSDKSVEEFLLVLLRALDKLPVNLQALQMCNIGKSVNHLRSHKNLEIQKKARSLVDTWKKRVEAEMNINDAKSGSSQAVAWSSRPRLSEVSHGGNRHSGGSSEIAMKSSVTQLSSSKTAPVKLVQGEIAKSGSASQGFTKSATSPASVSTSLKDGQTRVAGAGNASDPPLTTVRDEKSSSSSQSHNNSQSCSSDHAKTVGFSGKEDARSSTAMSMSVSKTSGGASRHRKSVNGYPGPAVSGVQRETGSSRSSSFQRNPASEKVSQSGLTCDKAFDVPTVEGNSHKLIVKIPNRGRSPAQSASGGSFEDPSMVNSQASSPVLSGKHDQSDRNLKEKSDVYRANNTSDVNTESWQSNDFKDAMTGSDEGDGSPATLPDEERSRTGDDTRKIKTASSSSGIEPKSGKLVEASFTSMNALIESCVKCEANASVSVVDDVGMNLLASVAAGEMAKRESVSPADSPLRNTAVIEDSSAGNDAKSKPTGDDILREQSQSNYGPTGDTEKQGFWAKDGLHHLPKHALTNRENNEHINSTSIDLVRTSELCSEINRKSDETVVGASVTASPVSTTEKGSDDEQGKQLHEKKAAVDGVNVDGIPDTKPKVSSSSLAEDKVNDVLPCVELKEEQSSYASLEPDGEKNNVNEGLNTEQKPPASMIPSDFVKGTEKEVPLPSGSGKDLVPENVDQMKAEKADEICVSNHANQMEEQRIEPKNHASTAAEDRVVAGLYSVATDHKRELMEENLGNKEVLENCSSGQAPYKQSPTFPVLEVEQLVRPRGSKLPGDEADETEECASTTADASSFSATGGSDVDGKLEFDLNEGFNADDGKFGEPVNVGTPGCSAAVHLISPLPFPVSSMSSGLPASITVTAAAKGPFVPPDDLLRSKGELGWKGSAATSAFRPAEPRKTLEMPLNALNVPSDATSGKQNRPLLDFDLNMPDERILEDMTSRSSAQETSSTCDLVSSRDLAHDRPMGSAPIRCSGGLDLDLNQSDEVTDMGQHSASNSHRLVVPLLPVKSSSSVGFPNGEVVVRRDFDLNNGPVLDEVSAEPSSFSQHARSSMASQPPVACLRMNNTDIGNFSSWFPPANNYSAVTIPSIMPDREQPFPIVATNGPQRIMGLSTGGTPFNPDVYRGPVLSSSPAVPFPSTPFQYPVFPFGTNFPLPPATFSGSSTSFTDSSSAGRLCFPAVNSQLIGPAGTVPSHYPRPYVVNLSDGSNSGGLESNRRWGRQGLDLNAGPGGPEIDGREESVVSLASRQLSVASSQALAGEQARMYHAAGGVLKRKEPEGGWDTERFSYKQSSWQ; translated from the exons ATGCATGGGCGGGAAGGTGAGGACAGGAAACGGAGTCGGCACATGTGGTCGGTCCCTACTCGTGGCACCGCGTCTGTAGCTGATGATTCTTCGACATCTACAGCTAATTCTTTCTTAAAG GATGGTCGCAACATTAGTGTTGGTGACTGTGCTCTTTTCAAACCGTCCCAGGATTCCCCACCTTTCATTGGAATAATCCGTTGGTTAACATCAAGTAAGAATAATATAAGGTTAGGTGTGAATTGGCTTTATCGACCTTCTGAAGTAAAGCTTGGCAAAGGCATCCTGCTGGAAGCTGCGCCAAACGAAGTTTTCTATACCTTTCATAAGGATGAGATTCCTGCTGCATCATTACTCCATCCGTGTAAAGTCGCATTCCTTCCTAAAGGTGATGAACTTCCTTCGGGAATATCCTCGTTTGTGTGCAGGCGGGTTTTTGACGTTGCAAACAAGTGTTTATGGTGGTTAACTGATCAAGATTATATTAAT GAGCGACAGGAAGAAGTAGATAAGTTATTATATAAAACGCGAATAGAAATGCATGCAACAGTGCAGCCAGGTGGTCGTTCTCCAAAACCAATGAGTGGTCCAACATCAACATCGCAAATAAAACCTGGTTCTGATAGTAGTACTCAAAACTGTGCCACTTCCTTGCCTTCCCAAGTTAAGGGAAAGAAAAGGGAGCGAGGAGATCAGGGCTCTGAGCCCATTAAACGTGAGCGCCCTTCAAAAACTGATGATGGGGATTCTGGTCACTCTAGACCAGAGAGCGTTTGGAAATCTGAGATTGCTAAAATTACAGAAAGGGGAGGGCTTGTTGATTCAGAAGGGGTTGAGAGACTTGTGCAACTCATGCAGCCTGAGAGAGCTGAGAAGAAAATAGACTTGATTGGCCGTTCAATTCTTGCAGGTGTTATAGCTGCCACAGAGAAGTATGATTGCCTTGGTCGATTTGTCCAGCTCAGGGGCTTGCCTGTATTGGATGAATGGCTCCAAGAGGCACATAAAGGAAAGATTGGTGATGGTAGTAGCCCCAAGGACAGTGATAAATCTGTTGAGGAATTCCTATTGGTTTTACTTCGTGCACTCGATAAGCTGCCTGTGAATCTTCAAGCCCTTCAAATGTGTAACATTGGCAAATCTGTTAATCATTTACGTAGTCATAAAAACTTAGAAATTCAGAAAAAAGCAAGGAGTTTAGTTGATACATGGAAGAAACGTGTTGAGGCagaaatgaatattaatgatGCGAAGTCTGGTTCAAGTCAGGCTGTTGCATGGTCTTCGAGGCCACGTCTTTCTGAAGTTTCTCATGGTGGGAACAGACACTCTGGAGGCTCCTCTGAGATTGCCATGAAGAGCTCAGTCACACAGCTTTCTTCATCTAAAACAGCTCCAGTTAAGCTTGTACAGGGGGAAATTGCCAAGTCTGGGTCTGCATCCCAGGGATTTACAAAATCAGCAACATCACCTGCATCAGTGAGTACTAGCTTAAAGGATGGTCAAACCCGCGTTGCTGGTGCTGGTAATGCCTCTGATCCTCCTCTAACGACAGTAAGGGATGAGAAAAGCAGCAGTTCTAGTCAATCTCATAACAATAGTCAGTCTTGTTCGAGTGACCATGCCAAAACTGTGGGTTTCTCAGGGAAGGAAGATGCTAGGAGCTCGACAGCTATGTCAATGAGTGTGAGCAAGACCTCTGGTGGTGCTTCACGGCATCGGAAATCAGTCAATGGCTATCCAGGGCCTGCTGTGTCTGGAGTGCAAAGGGAAACCGGTTCAAGTAGAAGTTCTTCCTTTCAAAGAAATCCTGCCTCAGAAAAAGTATCACAGTCTGGATTGACATGCGATAAGGCTTTTGATGTCCCCACTGTTGAGGGAAACAGTCACAAACTGATTGTCAAGATCCCCAATCGAGGCCGCAGTCCTGCACAAAGTGCGAGTGGTGGATCTTTTGAAGATCCTTCCATGGTGAACAGTCAGGCGTCTTCTCCCGTGCTTTCAGGGAAGCATGATCAATCTGACCGTAATCTGAAGGAAAAGAGTGATGTTTATCGAGCTAATAATACTTCGGATGTGAATACTGAgtcatggcaaagcaatgattTCAAAGATGCAATGACTGGGTCTGATGAAGGTGATGGATCACCTGCTACTCTTCCTGATGAAGAGCGCTCCAGGACTGGTGATGACACTAGGAAAATCAAAACTGCCTCGTCATCATCAGGAATTGAACCCAAGTCAGGGAAATTGGTTGAGGCTTCTTTCACCTCCATGAATGCTTTAATTGAAAGTTGTGTCAAGTGTGAGGCTAATGCATCTGTTTCAGTTGTTGATGATGTCGGAATGAATCTGCTTGCTAGTGTGGCTGCCGGAGAAATGGCCAAACGAGAGTCAGTTTCACCTGCTGATTCTCCACTAAGAAATACTGCTGTTATTGAAGATTCTTCTGCAGGCAATGATGCGAAATCAAAACCAACAGGAGATGACATCTTGAGAGAACAAAGTCAGTCTAACTACGGTCCCACCGGTGATACTGAGAAGCAGGGTTTTTGGGCTAAGGATGGATTGCATCATTTACCTAAACATGCATTGACTAACAGAGAGAACAATGAACATATTAATTCTACCAGTATTGATTTAGTAAGAACTTCAGAGCTGTGTTCAGAAATCAACAGAAAATCAGATGAAACAGTGGTTGGTGCTTCTGTGACTGCATCCCCTGTGAGCACAACAGAAAAAGGCAGTGATGATGAACAAGGGAAACAACTTCATGAGAAGAAGGCAGCTGTTGATGGAGTAAATGTTGATGGTATTCCAGATACTAAACCAAAGGTGAGCAGTTCTTCATTGGCTGAAGATAAAGTCAATGATGTCCTTCCCTGTGTAGAATTGAAGGAAGAACAGTCATCATATGCATCATTAGAACCTGATGGTGAAAAGAATAATGTTAATGAAGGTTTGAATACAGAGCAAAAGCCACCAGCTTCCATGATACCTTCGGACTTTGTGAAAGGAACTGAAAAGGAAGTGCCACTTCCTTCTGGTTCAGGTAAAGATTTGGTCCCAGAAAATGTTGATCAAATGAAGGCTGAAAAGGCTGATGAAATTTGTGTCTCAAATCATGCTAATCAGATGGAAGAACAGAGAATTGAGCCAAAAAATCATGCTTCAACTGCTGCTGAGGATCGAGTTGTGGCTGGTTTGTATTCAGTAGCAACTGATCACAAGAGGGAACTTATGGAAGAGAATTTAGGAAATAAAGAGGTTCTTGAGAACTGTTCTAGTGGGCAAGCTCCTTACAAACAATCACCCACATTTCCTGTGTTAGAAGTGGAACAGCTTGTAAGGCCTAGAGGATCCAAGTTGCCAGGTGATGAAGCGGATGAAACAGAGGAATGTGCTTCCACCACTGCAGATGCTTCTTCCTTTTCAGCTACAGGGGGATCAGATGTGGATGGAAAACTGGAATTTGATTTGAATGAAGGTTTTAATGCAGATGATGGGAAATTTGGGGAACCAGTAAATGTAGGTACACCTGGATGTTCAGCCGCTGTTCATTTAATTAGCCCATTGCCTTTTCCTGTTTCATCAATGTCCAGTGGGCTTCCAGCTTCAATTACAGTGACTGCTGCTGCTAAAGGGCCTTTTGTTCCTCCTGATGATCTATTAAGGAGTAAAGGGGAACTTGGGTGGAAAGGATCCGCTGCTACTAGTGCTTTCCGACCAGCTGAACCAAGAAAGACACTTGAGATGCCATTGAATGCACTGAATGTTCCATCTGACGCTACCAGTGGTAAACAAAATCGTCCTTTGTTGGATTTTGACCTGAATATGCCCGATGAAAGAATTCTCGAGGACATGACTTCTCGAAGCTCTGCTCAGGAGACAAGCTCTACATGTGATCTTGTTAGTAGTCGTGATTTGGCACATGACAGACCTATGGGTTCTGCACCCATTCGTTGCTCTGGGGGCCTTGATCTTGATCTGAACCAAAGTGATGAAGTGACTGATATGGGGCAGCACTCAGCAAGCAACTCTCATAGATTGGTGGTCCCCCTTCTGCCAGTTAAATCTTCTTCATCTGTTGGATTTCCTAATGGTGAGGTGGTTGTCCGAAGAGACTTTGATTTGAACAATGGACCTGTTCTTGATGAGGTAAGTGCTGAACCATCATCTTTTAGCCAACATGCCCGAAGCAGCATGGCATCCCAGCCACCTGTTGCTTGCCTTAGAATGAACAATACAGACATAGGGAACTTCTCATCTTGGTTTCCTCCGGCAAACAATTATTCAGCTGTCACAATTCCATCCATCATGCCTGATAGGGAACAACCATTTCCAATTGTTGCAACTAATGGGCCACAAAGGATAATGGGTCTTTCGACTGGTGGAACCCCATTTAATCCTGATGTCTACAGGGGCCCTGTATTGTCATCTTCTCCTGCAGTTCCCTTCCCCTCAACCCCATTTCAATATCCAGTATTCCCTTTTGGGACCAATTTTCCCCTGCCACCAGCTACTTTTTCAGGCAGTTCAACTTCTTTTACAGATTCCTCATCTGCTGGGAGGCTTTGCTTCCCTGCTGTAAATTCCCAGTTAATTGGACCAGCTGGTACAGTTCCGTCACATTACCCCAGGCCTTATGTGGTGAACCTTTCAGATGGCAGCAACAGTGGTGGTCTTGAGAGCAATAGGAGATGGGGAAGGCAGGGCCTAGACCTCAATGCAGGCCCTGGAGGTCCAGAAATTGATGGGAGAGAGGAGTCCGTGGTTTCCCTTGCATCAAGGCAACTCTCTGTTGCCAGTTCACAGGCCCTAGCAGGGGAGCAAGCAAGGATGTACCATGCGGCTGGTGGTGTTTTGAAGAGGAAGGAGCCTGAGGGAGGATGGGATACAGAAAGGTTTAGTTACAAGCAATCCTCATGGCAGTAA
- the LOC100248410 gene encoding uncharacterized protein LOC100248410 yields the protein MFVRRVFGRALLAAAKSEPSAAGAATARAGYNPLEEFFEADRSPDEDKPVVYGRGWKASELRLKSWDDLHKLWYILLKEKNMLMTQRQMLQSQNLRFPNPERIPKVRKSMCRIKHVLTERAIEEPDPRRSVEMKRMINAL from the exons ATGTTTGTGAGAAGAGTTTTTGGAAGGGCGTTGCTTGCTGCAGCCAAGTCAGAGCCTTCTGCTGCTGGTGCTGCTACAGCTAGGGCAGGATACAATCCTCTTGAGGAGTTCTTTGAGGCAGATAGAAGCCCTGATGAAGACAAACCTGTTGTCTACG GTCGAGGTTGGAAAGCTTCTGAACTGCGCCTTAAATCTTGGGATGATCTTCATAAACTATGGTATATCCTTCTGAAGGAGAAAAACATGCTGATGACTCAACGCCAGATGCTTCAATCACAGAACCTAAGATTTCCTAATCCAGAGCGTATCCCAAAG GTGAGGAAGTCGATGTGCCGAATCAAGCATGTGCTCACTGAGAGAGCAATTGAAGAACCCGATCCCAGGAGGTCTGTTGAGATGAAGAGGATGATAAATGCTTTGTGA